One stretch of Amycolatopsis tolypomycina DNA includes these proteins:
- a CDS encoding AraC family transcriptional regulator: MLLGAFDLPAGTWFPWHEHPVHQLVWSARGVVAVKAGDAAWVLPPTRALWMPAGVRHRTGALGRAALRGIYADPTLSPVSWPEPRMVVVRPLLRELLEYLTGDGVGPDARLRAEAVAFDLLEPLDVVPIVVPAPSDPRALDVATAVLANPADSRTLAEFGRDVGAAERTLARIFVRECRMPFGTWRTQVRLRAALPLLAQATPLETVAYRVGYSSASAFVAAFRRAVGVTPGAYFAG, from the coding sequence ATGCTCCTCGGAGCGTTCGACCTGCCCGCGGGCACCTGGTTCCCGTGGCACGAGCACCCGGTCCACCAGCTGGTCTGGTCGGCCCGCGGGGTCGTCGCGGTCAAGGCGGGCGACGCGGCCTGGGTGCTGCCGCCGACGCGCGCCCTCTGGATGCCCGCCGGCGTCCGGCACCGCACGGGCGCGCTCGGGCGGGCGGCCCTGCGGGGGATCTACGCCGACCCGACGCTGTCACCGGTGTCGTGGCCGGAGCCGCGGATGGTCGTCGTGCGGCCGTTGCTGCGGGAGCTGCTGGAGTACCTGACCGGTGACGGCGTCGGGCCCGACGCCCGGCTGCGTGCCGAAGCCGTGGCCTTCGACCTGCTCGAACCGCTGGACGTGGTGCCGATCGTGGTGCCCGCGCCGAGCGACCCGCGCGCCCTCGACGTGGCGACGGCGGTGCTCGCGAACCCGGCGGACTCGCGCACGCTCGCCGAGTTCGGCCGGGACGTCGGCGCCGCCGAACGCACCCTCGCGCGGATCTTCGTCCGCGAGTGCCGGATGCCGTTCGGGACGTGGCGCACGCAGGTGCGGCTGCGTGCGGCGTTGCCGCTGCTGGCCCAGGCGACGCCGCTGGAGACGGTGGCCTACCGCGTGGGGTACAGCTCGGCGAGCGCGTTCGTCGCGGCCTTCCGGCGGGCGGTCGGTGTCACGCCGGGGGCGTACTTCGCGGGCTGA
- a CDS encoding class I SAM-dependent methyltransferase, protein MPMNLIHRKICSSAKWASMVEDVLPGWLAKHDLGDDVLEIGPGFGATTKVLLDVVPKLTVLEIDPASTALLREKFGARAEVVGGSGAEMPFAAGRFSAVVCFTMLHHVPTTSLQDAIFAEAARVLRPGGRFCGTDSQLSFRFRLLHIGDTMNVLDASTLPGRLEEAGFEQVAVKARPKELVSFSAVQPG, encoded by the coding sequence ATGCCGATGAACCTGATCCACCGCAAGATCTGCAGCTCGGCCAAGTGGGCCTCGATGGTCGAGGACGTGCTGCCCGGCTGGCTCGCGAAACACGACCTGGGCGACGATGTCCTCGAGATCGGCCCCGGCTTCGGGGCCACCACCAAGGTGCTGCTCGACGTGGTCCCGAAGCTGACGGTCCTGGAGATCGACCCGGCCTCGACGGCGCTCCTGCGGGAGAAGTTCGGCGCCCGCGCGGAGGTCGTCGGGGGCAGCGGCGCGGAGATGCCCTTCGCAGCCGGGCGGTTTTCGGCGGTGGTGTGCTTCACGATGCTGCACCACGTCCCGACGACGTCGCTGCAGGACGCGATCTTCGCCGAGGCCGCCCGGGTGCTGCGGCCGGGCGGCCGGTTCTGCGGTACGGACAGCCAGCTCAGCTTCCGCTTCCGGCTCCTGCACATCGGCGACACGATGAACGTCCTCGACGCGTCGACCCTGCCGGGACGCCTGGAGGAGGCGGGTTTCGAGCAGGTCGCGGTGAAGGCACGGCCGAAGGAGCTCGTGAGCTTCTCGGCCGTGCAGCCCGGCTAG
- a CDS encoding serine/threonine-protein kinase, with the protein MNGLASALLSLAHSLFGPGFCPGDWVWATSAAGALVALLPPIGAVAVSVIRKGTGNRYDATTLSVFGAIGLFSALVLPWLLSNGVSGVYRAAFAGEKTGLSKTELSTLNGAGGCWVDNQKDYLGGGQTVYDVLFSKNGSDLPFFVYLLAFVVLGAGSLFFVMLQGRTAFRRGPKWPSRFFWIPFAAMLVFSVGMEANTALHFWLGFLPFSVLGLIPVAMVGPPPWSVINRSDRSDEPPPRRPEPQGPPPSQVQPRPTPPPPPPPVNRPYPKTALASAPEPPSPPGGMLAAAPGPIPPPPGSRNAGGSRYRRVKQLGAGGFGTVWQAVDTQLNRTVALKIAHAPDRDTAERMQREARALAVVSHPNCVKVYDLAEEPDGLALVMEYLEGRPLAELVDGQGPLDDVAAGRLWATMAGALAAAHEKGVLHRDIKPSNIVLDPSGLAHLIDFGIARSQGDSKMTATGMMIGTPDFVAPEQAMGSPASPASDAWQLAATISYALSGQPPRGTRETPMAALMAAARADPVTRLPQRSAHARLLAASLDPEPRRRPTLNAVRREVEGWLSRAGKSADGPVTRVVPRQPGSQLPRR; encoded by the coding sequence GTGAACGGACTCGCGAGCGCGTTGCTCTCGCTAGCCCATTCCTTGTTCGGCCCGGGTTTCTGCCCCGGCGACTGGGTCTGGGCCACGAGTGCGGCCGGCGCGCTCGTCGCGCTGCTACCGCCGATCGGCGCGGTCGCCGTGTCGGTCATCCGGAAGGGCACGGGCAACCGCTACGACGCCACGACGCTGTCGGTGTTCGGCGCGATCGGCCTGTTCAGCGCGCTGGTGCTGCCCTGGCTGCTGTCCAACGGCGTCTCCGGCGTCTACCGGGCGGCGTTCGCGGGCGAGAAGACCGGCCTGAGCAAGACCGAGCTCTCGACGCTGAACGGCGCCGGCGGCTGCTGGGTCGACAACCAGAAGGACTACCTCGGCGGCGGCCAGACCGTCTACGACGTGCTGTTCTCGAAGAACGGCAGTGACCTCCCGTTCTTCGTCTACCTGCTGGCCTTCGTCGTGCTGGGCGCCGGCTCGCTGTTCTTCGTGATGCTGCAGGGCCGCACGGCCTTCCGCCGCGGCCCGAAGTGGCCGTCACGGTTCTTCTGGATCCCGTTCGCCGCGATGCTGGTGTTCAGCGTCGGCATGGAGGCGAACACCGCGCTGCACTTCTGGCTCGGTTTCCTGCCGTTCAGCGTGCTGGGCCTGATCCCGGTGGCGATGGTCGGCCCGCCGCCGTGGTCGGTGATCAACCGGTCGGACCGGTCGGACGAGCCGCCGCCCCGCCGGCCGGAGCCGCAGGGCCCGCCGCCGTCGCAGGTGCAGCCGCGCCCGACCCCGCCGCCTCCGCCGCCCCCGGTCAACCGCCCGTACCCGAAGACGGCGCTGGCGTCGGCGCCCGAGCCGCCGTCCCCGCCGGGCGGCATGCTGGCCGCGGCCCCGGGCCCGATCCCGCCGCCGCCCGGTTCCCGCAACGCCGGTGGCAGCCGCTACCGCCGCGTCAAGCAGCTGGGCGCGGGCGGGTTCGGCACGGTCTGGCAGGCCGTCGACACCCAGCTGAACCGCACGGTCGCGCTGAAGATCGCGCACGCACCGGACCGCGACACGGCCGAGCGCATGCAGCGCGAGGCCCGCGCGCTGGCCGTGGTCAGCCACCCGAACTGCGTGAAGGTCTACGACCTCGCCGAGGAGCCGGACGGCCTGGCGCTGGTGATGGAGTACCTCGAAGGCCGTCCGCTGGCCGAGCTGGTCGACGGCCAGGGCCCCCTCGACGACGTCGCGGCGGGCCGCCTCTGGGCGACGATGGCTGGCGCACTGGCGGCGGCCCACGAGAAGGGCGTCCTGCACCGCGACATCAAGCCGTCGAACATCGTGCTGGACCCGAGCGGCCTGGCCCACCTGATCGACTTCGGCATCGCCCGCAGCCAGGGCGACTCGAAGATGACGGCCACCGGGATGATGATCGGCACGCCCGACTTCGTCGCCCCGGAGCAGGCCATGGGCTCGCCGGCCTCCCCGGCGTCGGACGCCTGGCAGCTGGCGGCGACGATCAGTTACGCGCTGTCGGGCCAGCCCCCGCGCGGCACCCGCGAGACGCCGATGGCGGCCCTGATGGCGGCCGCGCGGGCGGACCCGGTGACGCGGCTGCCGCAGCGGAGCGCCCACGCCCGCCTGCTGGCGGCGTCCCTGGACCCGGAGCCCCGCCGCCGCCCGACCCTGAACGCGGTGCGCCGCGAGGTGGAGGGCTGGCTGTCGCGGGCGGGCAAGTCCGCCGACGGCCCGGTGACGCGGGTGGTACCGCGCCAGCCGGGAAGCCAGCTGCCCCGCCGCTAG
- a CDS encoding propionyl-CoA synthetase, whose product MAAYSEAYRRSLAEPDAFWLAAAESISWTRPPERALDDSRPPFYRWFPDAELNTSYNALDRHVEAGRGGQAALIWDSPVTGRQRTYTYEELRDTVARFAGALRSLGVTKGDRVIVYLPMVPEAAVAMLACARIGAVHSVVFGGFAPKELAARIEDAKPKVILAASCGIEPTRVVEYQPIIEAALGMTEHQPDHVVMLQREQAPATGGRHFDWRELAAGAEPAEPVPVAATDPLYILYTSGTTGKPKGVVRDTGGHAVALAYSMAAVYDVHAGDVWWTASDVGWVVGHSYIVYAPLLVGATTVMYEGKPVGTPDAGAFWRVIAEHGVQALFTAPTALRAVKKVDPDARELEKYDLKQFRTLFMAGERLDPETYHWAHEKLGVPVVDHWWQTETGWPIAANPRGLEPMAVKAGSATRPVPGWDVRILDQAGDELPAGREGAITVKLPLPPGSLPTLWGDDERYREAYLSRYEGHYLTGDSGYFDEDGYLFVMGRTDDVINVAGHRLSTGSMEAVLAAHPAVAECAVIGVADQLKGQLPRGFVVLKAGADIASDQLRDELVAMVRRDIGPVAAFRDVSIVDALPKTRSGKILRKTMRAIADGREEAVPSTIEDPSVLEAIRAALR is encoded by the coding sequence ATGGCCGCGTACTCCGAAGCCTACCGGCGCAGCCTGGCCGAGCCGGACGCGTTCTGGCTGGCCGCGGCGGAGTCGATCAGCTGGACCAGGCCGCCGGAGCGGGCACTGGACGACTCCCGTCCGCCCTTCTACCGGTGGTTCCCGGACGCCGAACTGAACACGTCCTACAACGCGCTGGACAGGCACGTCGAGGCCGGCCGCGGCGGCCAGGCCGCGCTGATCTGGGACTCTCCCGTGACCGGACGGCAACGCACCTACACGTACGAGGAGCTTCGGGACACCGTCGCGCGCTTTGCCGGCGCGCTGCGCTCGCTCGGGGTCACGAAGGGTGACCGGGTCATCGTCTACCTCCCGATGGTGCCGGAAGCCGCCGTCGCGATGCTGGCCTGCGCGCGGATCGGGGCCGTGCACTCCGTGGTCTTCGGCGGGTTCGCGCCGAAGGAGCTCGCCGCGCGGATCGAGGACGCCAAACCCAAGGTCATCCTGGCCGCGTCCTGCGGCATCGAGCCGACGCGGGTGGTCGAGTACCAGCCGATCATCGAAGCCGCGCTGGGCATGACCGAGCACCAGCCCGACCACGTCGTCATGCTGCAGCGCGAGCAGGCGCCGGCCACGGGCGGCCGCCACTTCGACTGGCGCGAGCTGGCCGCCGGCGCCGAGCCCGCCGAACCGGTGCCGGTCGCGGCCACCGATCCCCTGTACATCCTCTACACGTCCGGGACCACCGGGAAGCCGAAGGGCGTCGTGCGGGACACCGGGGGCCACGCCGTCGCGCTCGCCTACTCGATGGCCGCCGTCTACGACGTCCACGCCGGCGACGTCTGGTGGACCGCCTCCGACGTCGGCTGGGTCGTCGGGCACTCCTACATCGTCTACGCGCCGCTGCTGGTCGGAGCGACCACGGTGATGTACGAAGGCAAGCCCGTCGGCACGCCCGACGCGGGCGCGTTCTGGCGGGTCATCGCCGAGCACGGCGTCCAGGCCCTGTTCACCGCGCCCACCGCGCTGCGGGCCGTCAAGAAGGTCGACCCGGACGCCCGCGAGCTGGAGAAGTACGACCTCAAGCAGTTCCGGACGCTCTTCATGGCCGGCGAACGGCTCGACCCGGAGACCTACCACTGGGCCCACGAGAAACTCGGCGTCCCGGTCGTCGACCACTGGTGGCAGACCGAGACCGGCTGGCCGATCGCCGCCAACCCACGCGGCCTCGAACCGATGGCCGTCAAGGCCGGGTCCGCGACCAGGCCGGTGCCCGGCTGGGACGTCCGGATCCTCGACCAGGCCGGCGACGAGCTGCCCGCCGGGCGCGAAGGCGCCATCACCGTGAAGCTGCCGCTCCCGCCCGGCTCGCTGCCGACGCTCTGGGGCGACGACGAGCGGTACCGCGAGGCCTACCTCTCCCGCTACGAAGGCCACTACCTGACCGGCGACTCCGGGTATTTCGACGAAGACGGCTACCTCTTCGTCATGGGCCGCACCGACGACGTCATCAACGTCGCCGGCCACCGGCTCTCCACCGGATCGATGGAAGCCGTCCTGGCCGCGCACCCGGCGGTCGCCGAGTGCGCCGTGATCGGCGTCGCCGACCAGCTCAAGGGCCAGCTGCCACGCGGCTTCGTGGTGCTGAAGGCGGGCGCGGACATCGCCTCGGACCAGCTGCGCGACGAACTCGTGGCGATGGTCCGGCGGGACATCGGCCCGGTGGCCGCGTTCCGTGACGTGTCCATTGTGGACGCACTGCCGAAGACGCGGTCGGGGAAGATCCTCCGCAAGACGATGCGCGCGATCGCCGACGGCCGCGAGGAGGCGGTGCCCTCCACGATCGAGGACCCGAGCGTCCTGGAGGCCATCCGGGCCGCCCTTCGTTAA
- a CDS encoding beta-N-acetylhexosaminidase, whose protein sequence is MRLSRAVLTAAVVSLTAAGLPASAAAAPERSVTDVVPAPVSAKADAKAGFRLTPRTVITADRGAGQVADYLRGLLRPATGYPLPVVPHAAGLPAVALKLGHDPRIGTEGYRLQVARDGVTLTANTADGLFEGVQSLRQLLPSAIEAKRVQHRTWTVAGGTILDYPRFAQRGAMLDVARHFFKPDQVKLYIDQIAQYKVNTLHLHLADDQGWRIEIKSWPKLATVGGRTAVDGDPGGYYTQAQYKDIVAYAASRHITVIPEIDMPGHTNAAQSTYAELNCDGVAVPPRTDTEVGYSSLCISSPITYKFVEDVVRELAALTPGPYLHIGGDEAHSTPPADYLTFERKVQPIVAKYGKKVTGWHEIAKSVPPVSAVPQYWDFGGANPDVAAAAARGNKILMSPANYAYLDMKYDASTPLGQDWAALIEVRDGYNWDPATLVDGVGESQIAGVEAPLWTETIRTSDDIEYMAFPRLPGIAEIGWSPRSTHNWDAYRPRLAKQAPRWVAQGIDFYRSPQVDWK, encoded by the coding sequence ATGCGCTTGTCCCGAGCCGTCCTGACCGCGGCCGTCGTGAGTCTCACGGCCGCCGGCCTGCCCGCTTCCGCCGCGGCCGCCCCCGAACGCAGCGTGACCGACGTCGTCCCGGCGCCCGTCTCGGCGAAGGCCGACGCCAAGGCCGGATTCCGGCTCACGCCGCGCACCGTGATCACGGCCGACCGCGGGGCCGGCCAGGTCGCGGACTACCTGCGCGGCCTGCTGCGCCCGGCCACCGGCTACCCGCTGCCGGTCGTGCCGCACGCCGCCGGCCTGCCCGCCGTCGCGCTGAAGCTCGGTCACGACCCGCGGATCGGCACCGAGGGTTACCGGCTGCAGGTCGCGCGCGACGGCGTCACGCTGACGGCCAACACCGCCGACGGGCTCTTCGAAGGCGTGCAGTCGCTGCGGCAGCTGCTGCCGTCGGCGATCGAGGCGAAGCGCGTGCAGCACCGGACGTGGACCGTCGCCGGCGGCACGATCCTCGACTACCCGCGCTTCGCCCAGCGCGGCGCGATGCTCGACGTCGCCCGGCACTTCTTCAAGCCCGACCAGGTCAAGCTGTACATCGACCAGATCGCCCAGTACAAGGTCAACACGCTGCACCTGCACCTGGCCGACGACCAGGGCTGGCGGATCGAGATCAAGAGCTGGCCGAAGCTGGCGACGGTCGGCGGGCGGACCGCGGTCGACGGCGACCCGGGCGGCTATTACACGCAGGCGCAGTACAAGGACATCGTCGCGTACGCGGCTTCGCGGCACATCACGGTCATCCCGGAGATCGACATGCCGGGCCACACGAACGCGGCGCAGTCGACGTACGCGGAGCTGAACTGCGACGGCGTCGCGGTGCCGCCACGCACGGACACCGAGGTGGGCTACAGCTCGCTGTGCATCTCCTCGCCGATCACGTACAAGTTCGTCGAGGACGTCGTGCGCGAGCTGGCGGCCCTGACGCCCGGGCCGTACCTGCACATCGGCGGCGACGAGGCCCACTCGACGCCGCCCGCGGACTACCTGACGTTCGAGCGCAAGGTGCAGCCGATCGTCGCCAAGTACGGCAAGAAGGTCACCGGCTGGCACGAGATCGCCAAGTCGGTCCCGCCGGTGTCGGCGGTCCCGCAGTACTGGGACTTCGGCGGCGCCAACCCGGACGTCGCGGCGGCCGCGGCGCGCGGCAACAAGATCCTCATGTCGCCGGCGAACTACGCGTACCTCGACATGAAGTACGACGCTTCGACCCCGCTGGGTCAGGACTGGGCCGCGCTGATCGAGGTGCGCGACGGCTACAACTGGGACCCCGCGACCCTGGTCGACGGCGTCGGCGAGAGCCAGATCGCGGGCGTCGAAGCGCCGCTGTGGACCGAGACGATCCGCACCAGCGACGACATCGAGTACATGGCGTTCCCGCGCCTGCCGGGGATCGCGGAGATCGGCTGGTCGCCGCGGTCGACGCACAACTGGGACGCCTACCGGCCGCGGCTGGCGAAGCAGGCCCCGCGCTGGGTGGCGCAGGGGATCGACTTCTACCGCTCCCCGCAGGTCGACTGGAAGTGA
- a CDS encoding TetR/AcrR family transcriptional regulator — protein MPGDGRIARGDATRRLVLRRAVDVASVDGLEGLSLGRLATELELSKSGVFALFGSKEDLQLATIEAALEIFRSSVTTPARAAEPGLPRLRAVCEKWLDYSERRVFPGGCFFFNVGAEFDARPGRVHDAVAAASGSFAAFLRETAEEAVALGHVHADAELLAFELHALGRAANADAVLNGGTRAYALARRAIRARLAG, from the coding sequence GTGCCGGGTGACGGCCGCATCGCCCGCGGCGACGCGACCCGGCGGCTGGTGCTGCGCCGGGCCGTCGACGTCGCTTCGGTGGACGGCCTCGAGGGCCTGTCCCTCGGCAGGCTGGCCACCGAGCTGGAGCTGAGCAAGAGCGGCGTGTTCGCGCTGTTCGGCTCCAAGGAGGACCTGCAGCTCGCGACGATCGAAGCCGCGCTGGAGATCTTCCGTTCTTCCGTGACGACCCCGGCCCGCGCGGCCGAGCCGGGCCTGCCGCGGCTGCGCGCGGTGTGCGAGAAGTGGCTGGACTACTCGGAGCGGCGCGTCTTCCCGGGCGGCTGCTTCTTCTTCAACGTCGGCGCGGAGTTCGACGCCCGCCCGGGCCGGGTACACGACGCGGTGGCGGCGGCGAGCGGCTCGTTCGCGGCTTTCCTACGGGAAACCGCGGAGGAGGCGGTCGCGCTCGGGCACGTCCACGCGGACGCCGAGCTGCTGGCGTTCGAACTCCACGCGCTGGGCCGCGCGGCCAACGCGGACGCCGTCCTGAACGGGGGCACCCGGGCCTACGCACTGGCCAGGCGGGCGATCCGCGCCCGCCTGGCCGGCTGA
- a CDS encoding MOSC domain-containing protein: protein MNVDGVFVGEPSVLGHRRDRPVLSAITKARVTAPELALTELNLDGDRQADLTVHGGVDKAVYVYPAEHYPAWAAEGFDAEPGGFGENVSLTGVTEDDVRIGDVWAWGDALVQISQPRQPCFKLAMKTGRKDVTPLMIDSGRCGWYLRVLRPGTVPTAGPVELAERADGPTITEVYLVSFANYGQLPEDKVEAALDLADRVLATPALSASYRDGVQSTVDRWRARRAG, encoded by the coding sequence ATGAACGTCGACGGTGTGTTTGTGGGGGAACCGAGCGTCCTGGGCCACCGCCGGGACCGGCCGGTGCTGAGCGCGATCACGAAGGCGCGGGTCACGGCGCCGGAGCTGGCCTTGACCGAGCTGAACCTCGACGGCGACCGGCAGGCCGACCTGACCGTGCACGGCGGGGTCGACAAAGCGGTTTACGTCTACCCGGCCGAGCACTACCCGGCCTGGGCGGCGGAGGGGTTCGACGCCGAGCCGGGCGGCTTCGGCGAGAACGTCTCGCTGACCGGCGTCACCGAGGACGACGTCCGGATCGGGGACGTCTGGGCCTGGGGTGACGCGCTGGTCCAGATCTCCCAGCCGCGGCAGCCGTGCTTCAAGCTGGCGATGAAGACCGGCCGCAAGGACGTCACGCCGCTGATGATCGACAGCGGGCGCTGCGGCTGGTACCTGCGGGTGCTGCGGCCCGGCACGGTGCCGACGGCCGGGCCGGTCGAGCTCGCCGAGCGCGCGGACGGCCCGACGATCACCGAGGTGTACCTCGTCTCCTTCGCCAACTACGGGCAGCTGCCGGAGGACAAGGTCGAGGCGGCGCTCGACCTCGCCGACCGGGTGCTGGCCACACCCGCGCTCTCGGCGTCCTACCGCGACGGCGTCCAGTCCACTGTGGACCGCTGGCGGGCGCGGCGTGCCGGGTGA
- a CDS encoding LysR family transcriptional regulator, producing MRLLPTGLTYFLEVARTGSVSEAAVALTVAPSAISRQIAKLETAIGVPLFVRHPRGMIPTDAGNRLLDHVRRSEAESAALLDELRTGRGLQTRSITVACSEGFARRVVPRAIARFRRDHPEVVFHVDVVRRDEATRRVLDGEADVAVTYTTGPQHGVRVESAVVVPVYAIVPVGHELAGRARVSLAELCAYPVALPTTGQSLRELFDIAVRIENLAVRRVLECDELAPLYEFVRAGGGVALVGGLGDVHRDAEAEGVAYVHLGNRAFRQREAQVQTMAGRTLSLSVTRFTAILVSLVRPAEPES from the coding sequence ACGGTCGCGCCGTCGGCGATCAGCCGCCAGATCGCCAAGCTCGAAACCGCGATCGGCGTGCCGCTGTTCGTCCGGCACCCGCGCGGGATGATCCCGACCGACGCCGGCAACCGGCTGCTCGACCACGTCCGCCGCAGCGAGGCGGAGTCGGCGGCGCTGCTCGACGAGCTGCGCACCGGGCGCGGGCTGCAGACCCGCTCGATCACGGTGGCGTGCTCGGAGGGGTTCGCCCGCCGGGTGGTGCCGCGCGCGATCGCGCGGTTCCGGCGCGACCACCCGGAAGTCGTGTTCCACGTCGACGTCGTCCGGCGCGACGAGGCGACCCGGCGGGTGCTCGACGGCGAGGCGGATGTCGCCGTCACCTACACGACCGGTCCGCAGCACGGCGTGCGGGTGGAAAGCGCCGTGGTGGTGCCGGTGTACGCGATCGTGCCGGTCGGGCACGAGCTGGCCGGCCGGGCGCGGGTGAGCCTGGCCGAGCTGTGCGCGTACCCGGTCGCGTTGCCGACCACCGGCCAGAGCCTGCGCGAGCTGTTCGACATCGCCGTCCGGATCGAAAACCTCGCCGTCCGGCGGGTGCTGGAGTGCGACGAGCTCGCGCCGCTCTACGAGTTCGTCCGCGCGGGCGGCGGGGTCGCGCTGGTCGGCGGGCTCGGCGACGTCCACCGGGACGCCGAGGCGGAAGGCGTCGCCTACGTCCACCTCGGCAACCGCGCGTTCCGGCAGCGGGAAGCGCAGGTCCAGACGATGGCGGGCCGGACGCTCTCGCTCTCGGTGACCCGCTTCACCGCGATCCTGGTTTCCCTGGTCCGGCCCGCCGAACCGGAAAGTTGA